One stretch of Streptomyces sp. A2-16 DNA includes these proteins:
- a CDS encoding NAD(P)/FAD-dependent oxidoreductase: MTTSPVTNNHVLKSPVTIIGAGLGGLTLARVLHVNGIASTVYEAEASPTARAQGGMLDIHDYNGRLALEAAGLTDEFDGLVLAGREAARLVDRDGTVLFDQPDDGTGGRPEVQRGELRQLLLDSLPAGTVRWGHKVSGTRALGGGRHEVTFADGSVVTTDLLVGADGAWSRVRPLLSAAVPEYTGMSCVEVYLHDSDTRHPASAKVVGGGALYVLAPGKGFVTHRERGGNLHTYVMLARPQDWFADIDFTDSAAAVARIAREFDGWAPELTALITDADTAPVLRRFAALPAGHRWERVPGVTLIGDAAHVAAPNGEGANLAMLDAAELAQALASHPDDIETALTAYEQPMFPRSTETADEGTELYALMFGDDTPHGLIRMFTGEDQG; the protein is encoded by the coding sequence ATGACGACCAGCCCTGTCACGAACAACCATGTCCTGAAGAGCCCCGTCACGATCATCGGCGCCGGACTCGGCGGCCTCACGCTCGCCCGTGTCCTGCACGTGAACGGCATCGCGTCCACCGTCTACGAGGCCGAGGCCTCGCCGACGGCCCGGGCGCAGGGCGGGATGCTCGACATACACGACTACAACGGCCGGCTCGCCCTGGAGGCGGCCGGTCTGACGGACGAGTTCGACGGCCTCGTCCTGGCGGGCCGGGAGGCCGCGCGGCTGGTCGACCGGGACGGGACGGTCCTGTTCGACCAGCCCGACGACGGCACCGGCGGCCGCCCCGAGGTGCAGCGCGGCGAACTGCGACAGCTCCTGCTGGACTCGCTGCCGGCCGGTACGGTCCGCTGGGGCCACAAGGTCAGCGGCACGCGTGCGCTCGGCGGGGGCCGTCATGAGGTGACCTTCGCGGACGGCTCCGTGGTCACCACCGACCTCCTGGTCGGAGCGGACGGCGCCTGGTCCCGCGTCCGGCCGCTGCTCTCGGCGGCGGTGCCGGAGTACACCGGTATGTCGTGCGTCGAGGTGTACCTGCACGACTCCGACACCCGGCATCCGGCCAGCGCGAAGGTGGTCGGAGGCGGGGCGCTGTACGTGCTGGCGCCGGGGAAGGGTTTTGTGACGCACCGGGAGAGGGGCGGCAACCTGCACACCTACGTGATGCTCGCGCGGCCGCAGGACTGGTTCGCGGACATCGACTTCACCGACTCGGCGGCGGCCGTCGCGAGGATCGCGCGGGAGTTCGACGGCTGGGCGCCGGAACTGACCGCGCTGATCACCGACGCCGACACCGCACCGGTGCTGCGTCGCTTCGCCGCCCTGCCCGCCGGGCACCGGTGGGAGCGGGTGCCGGGAGTGACCCTGATCGGCGACGCCGCCCACGTCGCCGCCCCCAACGGCGAGGGCGCCAACCTCGCCATGCTCGACGCCGCCGAACTCGCCCAGGCCCTCGCGTCCCACCCCGACGACATCGAAACCGCGCTCACCGCATACGAACAGCCCATGTTCCCCCGCAGCACGGAAACCGCCGACGAGGGCACCGAGCTCTACGCCCTCATGTTCGGCGACGACACACCGCATGGGCTGATCAGGATGTTCACGGGGGAGGACCAGGGCTGA
- a CDS encoding excalibur calcium-binding domain-containing protein: MIGNGRRRGPLWRLRRKWASLGLLGRILTVALGLLATFVLLGGILSAVDSSDSEPGSPATSDTPAVGASTALPSHPVEMPTVAVTETVTVAPSPPPTKTVTKTAEDPEPRTTAPAPDVYYENCDEARAAGAAPLHRGDPGYGPHLDRDGDGVACEPYAGP; this comes from the coding sequence ATGATCGGCAACGGCAGACGACGCGGCCCCCTATGGCGACTGCGACGGAAGTGGGCATCCCTGGGCCTGCTGGGACGGATCCTGACCGTAGCCCTTGGGTTGCTCGCCACCTTTGTGCTCCTAGGGGGCATTCTCAGCGCCGTCGACTCATCTGACAGCGAGCCCGGCTCGCCCGCGACCTCCGACACTCCGGCAGTCGGCGCTTCGACCGCCCTGCCGTCGCACCCCGTCGAAATGCCGACCGTCGCGGTTACCGAGACCGTGACCGTCGCCCCCTCTCCCCCTCCGACGAAGACCGTGACGAAGACGGCCGAAGACCCCGAACCGAGGACGACGGCCCCAGCCCCTGATGTGTACTACGAGAACTGTGACGAGGCTCGGGCCGCCGGCGCTGCACCCCTCCACCGCGGCGACCCCGGATATGGGCCGCATCTCGACAGGGACGGTGACGGCGTGGCCTGCGAGCCGTACGCGGGGCCTTGA
- a CDS encoding DUF4352 domain-containing protein: protein MLIGVTADSGGADKTIPSATATTTVTSAETVTATPGADVASAPAPSSPKSFAFGDTWKLDNIDPAKPFEGSLTVLDYEQGFTSVGKADEEAGEPGYVWAYAELKLCGTKGSYTDDTFSWTLYYSDGSRVSPSGTTYGDFPKPQFPFEVTVTAGKCARGKLVFPVPGDKRPESVLYKPDGLGEPREWTVPKA, encoded by the coding sequence GTGCTGATCGGTGTCACGGCGGACTCCGGTGGTGCCGACAAGACGATCCCCTCGGCGACGGCCACCACGACAGTCACCAGCGCGGAGACCGTCACCGCCACCCCCGGAGCTGACGTGGCGTCGGCCCCAGCGCCTTCGTCGCCGAAATCCTTCGCCTTCGGAGACACCTGGAAGCTGGACAACATCGACCCGGCGAAACCCTTCGAAGGCAGCCTGACCGTGCTCGATTACGAACAGGGCTTCACCTCGGTCGGCAAGGCCGACGAAGAGGCGGGTGAGCCCGGCTATGTGTGGGCGTACGCCGAATTGAAGTTGTGCGGCACCAAGGGCTCGTACACCGACGACACATTCAGTTGGACGCTGTACTACAGCGACGGCAGCCGCGTCAGCCCGTCCGGCACCACCTACGGTGACTTCCCGAAGCCGCAGTTCCCGTTCGAAGTCACGGTGACCGCCGGCAAGTGCGCTCGCGGGAAGCTGGTGTTCCCCGTCCCGGGCGACAAGCGCCCGGAGTCCGTGCTGTACAAGCCAGACGGCTTGGGCGAGCCGAGGGAGTGGACCGTCCCCAAGGCGTAG
- a CDS encoding ATP-binding protein has product MATVSPSWNYTLHLPHDPRAPGIARGALRLILAAHDLPDLTPTAELLAAELLTNAHLHTKGPYAFRLLSPSPGRVRVAVWDTDPRVPPAFTTDKPPAAPDAEHGRGLHLVRACADATGVSVLRELGASRGGKLLWAECGVPGW; this is encoded by the coding sequence TTGGCCACCGTATCCCCGTCCTGGAACTACACCCTGCATCTTCCGCACGATCCACGCGCACCGGGTATCGCGAGAGGCGCCCTGCGCCTGATCCTGGCCGCCCACGACCTCCCGGACCTGACCCCCACCGCGGAGCTGCTCGCGGCGGAACTCCTCACGAACGCGCACCTCCATACGAAGGGCCCGTACGCCTTCCGCCTCCTCTCCCCGTCCCCCGGCAGGGTGAGGGTCGCCGTCTGGGACACGGACCCCCGGGTCCCACCCGCCTTCACGACGGACAAGCCCCCCGCCGCACCGGACGCCGAGCACGGCAGGGGCCTGCACCTGGTGAGGGCCTGCGCGGACGCGACGGGCGTGTCGGTACTGCGCGAACTGGGCGCGTCGAGAGGAGGGAAGCTGCTGTGGGCGGAGTGCGGGGTGCCGGGATGGTGA
- a CDS encoding helix-turn-helix transcriptional regulator has product MPARPPLTARRLRIAVELRKMRERSGMTATEAARTLGTSQGQLSNVESGRFGVSPERIRSLAGIYSCPDPGFVEALVEMATDRTFGWWESYREVLPSGLLDLAELEHHAIAVRTAYTSHMPGLLQTADHAREIFRHVIPEPAPPEIEHRVSHRIKRQGLLHGADPTPYRTTVHEAALHMRVGGRDVARAQLRHLIDMSEQQHITIRVLPFDVGAFPGSGQSINYLYGPVPQLDTAQLDQFHGPVLLDAEALLTKYRNLLDVVEGTALSPEKSRDLIRSIAQNL; this is encoded by the coding sequence ATGCCTGCCAGACCCCCGCTGACCGCCCGCCGCCTCCGGATTGCCGTCGAGCTGCGCAAGATGCGGGAGCGCTCGGGCATGACGGCGACCGAGGCCGCACGCACGCTCGGTACAAGCCAAGGGCAGCTCAGCAACGTGGAGTCGGGCCGCTTCGGGGTGAGCCCCGAGCGCATCCGTTCACTGGCCGGCATCTACTCCTGCCCGGACCCCGGCTTTGTCGAGGCCCTGGTCGAGATGGCCACCGACAGGACCTTCGGCTGGTGGGAGTCGTACCGCGAAGTGCTGCCGTCCGGGCTGCTCGACCTCGCCGAGCTGGAGCATCACGCCATCGCCGTACGCACCGCGTACACCTCCCACATGCCTGGCCTGCTCCAGACCGCTGACCACGCGCGTGAGATCTTCCGGCACGTAATCCCCGAGCCCGCCCCGCCCGAGATCGAGCACCGGGTCTCGCACCGGATCAAACGACAGGGGCTCCTCCACGGCGCGGACCCGACGCCCTACCGCACGACCGTGCACGAAGCAGCGCTGCACATGCGGGTCGGCGGCCGGGACGTGGCCCGGGCCCAGTTGCGGCATCTGATCGACATGAGCGAACAGCAGCACATCACCATCCGCGTGCTCCCGTTCGACGTCGGCGCCTTTCCGGGTTCGGGCCAGTCCATCAACTACCTGTACGGGCCCGTGCCACAGCTCGACACCGCGCAACTCGACCAGTTCCACGGGCCGGTGCTGCTCGATGCGGAGGCCCTGCTGACGAAGTACCGAAATCTGCTCGACGTCGTGGAAGGCACCGCCCTCAGTCCCGAGAAGTCCCGGGATCTGATCCGTTCCATCGCCCAGAACCTGTGA
- a CDS encoding DUF397 domain-containing protein — protein sequence MITNRWQKSSYCQEGDACVHISAAPDGVHITDSDAARTVVTVSRAAFAALLKSL from the coding sequence ATGATCACGAACCGCTGGCAGAAGTCGTCCTACTGCCAGGAAGGCGACGCCTGCGTCCACATATCCGCCGCCCCCGACGGAGTCCACATCACCGACTCCGATGCCGCCCGGACCGTCGTCACGGTCAGCCGTGCCGCCTTCGCCGCCCTGCTGAAGTCGCTCTGA
- a CDS encoding DoxX family protein — protein sequence MFAAYLTVTILGAVFNGAAAVTYLIGHEYPKTQADMKGIPRKYVPVLGALLAAGTVGLLAGLAVPLLGTLAATGLVLYFIGAIIAHLRVGSRNIVGGIVFLTTAAAVLVLGLLDHGPW from the coding sequence GTGTTCGCCGCCTACCTCACGGTCACCATCCTCGGCGCGGTCTTCAACGGCGCCGCGGCCGTCACCTACCTGATCGGTCACGAATACCCCAAGACCCAGGCGGACATGAAGGGCATACCCCGGAAGTACGTCCCGGTCCTGGGCGCGCTGCTGGCGGCGGGCACCGTGGGACTGCTGGCCGGCCTCGCCGTACCGCTCCTGGGCACCCTCGCCGCCACCGGCCTGGTGCTGTACTTCATCGGCGCGATCATCGCCCACCTGCGGGTCGGCTCCCGCAACATCGTGGGCGGCATCGTGTTCCTGACCACGGCGGCGGCCGTCCTGGTCCTGGGCCTGCTGGACCACGGGCCGTGGTGA
- a CDS encoding endonuclease/exonuclease/phosphatase family protein yields the protein MRVVTWNLWWRFGPWEQRQKAILAVLRELRPDVVGLQEVWATGTENLAEWLAGELGLHWAWAPSPASERWQRRIGETGVEVGNAVLSRWPVLDQAVLRLPVPADLDDGRLAFHTRLAGPSYEIPFFTTHLTSAPTASAVRCQQVTALAEFVAAHRSGTDFPPVITGDFNAWPDSDEIRLFGGYRTAPAAPGQLFLDAWEYADPTAPSATWDPANPYIRVDPPVRIDYIHVGPPGPSGLGHVLDVRRAGDGPVDGVWPSDHAAVVADLASTRA from the coding sequence ATGCGTGTGGTGACCTGGAACCTGTGGTGGCGCTTCGGGCCGTGGGAGCAGCGGCAGAAGGCGATCCTGGCGGTGCTGCGGGAGCTGCGGCCGGATGTGGTGGGCCTGCAGGAGGTGTGGGCGACGGGCACCGAGAACCTGGCGGAGTGGCTGGCCGGCGAACTGGGCCTGCACTGGGCGTGGGCGCCCTCGCCGGCCTCCGAGCGCTGGCAGCGGCGGATAGGCGAGACGGGGGTGGAGGTCGGCAACGCGGTACTGAGCCGCTGGCCGGTTCTGGACCAGGCGGTCCTGCGCCTCCCCGTGCCCGCCGACCTGGACGACGGCCGCCTCGCCTTCCACACCCGGCTCGCGGGACCGTCGTACGAGATCCCCTTCTTCACCACCCATCTCACCTCGGCCCCGACCGCCTCGGCGGTCCGCTGCCAACAGGTCACGGCGCTCGCTGAGTTCGTGGCCGCGCACCGCTCCGGCACCGACTTCCCCCCGGTGATCACCGGCGACTTCAACGCCTGGCCCGACTCCGACGAGATCCGCCTCTTCGGCGGTTACAGGACGGCCCCGGCCGCACCGGGCCAACTGTTCCTGGACGCCTGGGAGTACGCGGACCCGACGGCCCCCTCCGCGACCTGGGACCCGGCGAACCCGTACATCCGCGTGGACCCTCCGGTCCGTATCGACTACATCCATGTGGGCCCGCCGGGGCCGTCCGGACTCGGCCACGTGCTGGACGTACGCCGCGCGGGGGACGGCCCCGTGGACGGGGTGTGGCCGTCGGATCACGCGGCGGTGGTGGCGGACCTGGCGTCGACGCGGGCCTGA
- a CDS encoding nitroreductase/quinone reductase family protein, translating to MSPTAERKYRVARAVQRVLNPVMRRLPLQTVLETTGRTSGLPRRTPVGGRRVGDSFWLVSEFGERSQYVRNIKADARVRVRIRGRWHAGTAHLMPDDDIAVRLRSLPSMNSAAVRAIGTGQLTVRVDLER from the coding sequence ATGTCCCCCACCGCCGAACGCAAGTACCGCGTCGCCAGGGCCGTCCAACGAGTCCTCAACCCCGTCATGCGCCGCCTGCCCCTCCAGACCGTCCTGGAGACCACTGGCCGCACCTCGGGCCTGCCCCGCCGGACCCCCGTGGGCGGCAGGCGGGTCGGCGACTCCTTCTGGCTGGTCTCCGAGTTCGGGGAACGGTCGCAGTACGTCCGCAACATCAAGGCCGACGCGAGGGTCAGGGTGCGCATCCGGGGGCGCTGGCACGCCGGGACCGCGCATCTGATGCCGGACGACGACATCGCCGTACGACTGCGCTCGCTGCCCTCGATGAACAGCGCGGCCGTACGGGCCATAGGGACAGGGCAGTTGACCGTGCGGGTGGATCTGGAGCGCTGA
- a CDS encoding DUF3455 domain-containing protein translates to MKLTKRFALTTAGLAAAAALLGTTTGYATPSDPAPKPVKAPAALKVPDGNKLTGVYGARGVQTYTCTDGAWKLLEPAATLSDRRGRTVALHSRGPVWVSTVDGSAVNAAAIATSPKTGTIPELLLQATATRGSGVFAGVSYIQRLNTTGGVAPAGACTGTDQVSVAYTATYAFYKPAK, encoded by the coding sequence TTGAAGCTCACCAAGCGTTTCGCCCTGACCACTGCGGGCCTCGCCGCCGCGGCCGCCCTGCTGGGCACGACCACCGGTTACGCCACCCCCTCGGACCCCGCGCCGAAGCCCGTGAAGGCCCCCGCGGCACTCAAGGTGCCGGACGGCAACAAGCTGACCGGCGTGTACGGCGCCCGAGGCGTGCAGACCTACACCTGCACCGACGGGGCCTGGAAGCTCCTGGAGCCGGCCGCCACCCTGTCGGACCGGAGAGGCCGCACCGTCGCCCTGCACTCCCGCGGCCCCGTCTGGGTCTCCACGGTGGACGGCAGCGCGGTGAACGCCGCCGCGATCGCCACCTCCCCGAAGACCGGCACCATCCCCGAGCTCCTGCTCCAGGCCACCGCGACCCGGGGCTCGGGCGTCTTCGCGGGCGTCTCCTACATACAGCGCCTGAACACCACCGGCGGCGTCGCCCCGGCCGGCGCCTGCACCGGCACGGACCAGGTGAGCGTGGCGTACACCGCGACGTACGCCTTCTACAAGCCGGCGAAGTGA
- a CDS encoding aldehyde dehydrogenase family protein, giving the protein MFVGGEWVEPVGGHYAVVDPATEETVGWAPEASRDQVHAACAAAREAFGPWSRTAPQERAAVLARAGDLIRSHLVPYAELAQAETGATTGVARGMQVGVAAARFRRYAQTEPAEWAIPPQVNEAGPMGRAAVMGALAVRQPVGVVTCITSYNNPWANPAGKIAPALAMGNTVVVKPAPQDPLSVYRMAEALEAAGVPRGVVNVVSGRSVEVGEAAVDSPDVDMVSFTGSTAVGQRIGEVCGRSMKRQLMELGGKGAAVVFEDADLPSAVAGIGTTFSFYSGQICTAPTRVLVQRGLHDRLVEQLAAYAGRLKVGDPREAGTVVGPVISAAHRERVESYVELGRKEGASVVAGGERPSSERGFYVRPTLLADCRPDMRVVREEIFGPVVTVTPFDEEEEGIALANDSDYGLIDYVWSADVARAFRVARRLRAGGVGVNTVGRNMEAPFGGFRRSGVGRDCGSYALHAYSEVQSIVWPG; this is encoded by the coding sequence CTGTTCGTCGGGGGCGAGTGGGTCGAGCCGGTCGGCGGGCACTACGCGGTGGTCGATCCGGCCACCGAGGAGACCGTCGGGTGGGCTCCGGAGGCCTCGCGGGATCAGGTGCACGCGGCCTGCGCCGCGGCCCGCGAGGCCTTCGGGCCGTGGTCGCGCACGGCACCTCAGGAGCGGGCCGCCGTGCTGGCCCGGGCCGGCGACCTCATCCGTTCCCACCTGGTGCCGTACGCCGAACTGGCCCAGGCCGAGACGGGCGCGACCACGGGTGTGGCCCGTGGCATGCAGGTCGGTGTCGCCGCCGCCCGCTTCCGGCGGTACGCGCAGACCGAGCCCGCCGAGTGGGCGATCCCCCCGCAGGTCAACGAGGCCGGACCGATGGGGAGGGCCGCGGTGATGGGCGCGCTGGCCGTCCGCCAGCCCGTCGGGGTCGTCACCTGCATCACGTCGTACAACAACCCGTGGGCGAACCCCGCGGGAAAGATCGCCCCCGCGCTCGCCATGGGCAACACGGTGGTCGTGAAGCCCGCCCCGCAGGACCCCCTCTCCGTGTACCGCATGGCGGAGGCACTGGAGGCCGCCGGTGTGCCGCGCGGAGTCGTGAACGTGGTCAGCGGGCGTTCCGTGGAGGTCGGCGAGGCCGCCGTCGACTCACCCGACGTCGACATGGTCAGCTTCACCGGCTCCACGGCGGTCGGACAGCGCATCGGCGAGGTGTGCGGGCGTTCCATGAAGCGGCAGCTGATGGAACTGGGCGGGAAGGGGGCGGCGGTCGTCTTCGAGGACGCGGATCTCCCCTCTGCCGTGGCGGGCATCGGCACCACCTTCTCCTTCTACAGCGGCCAGATCTGCACGGCACCGACGCGGGTGCTGGTGCAGCGGGGTCTCCACGACCGTCTCGTCGAACAACTGGCGGCCTACGCGGGCCGGTTGAAGGTGGGGGACCCGAGGGAGGCCGGGACGGTCGTCGGACCGGTGATCTCGGCGGCGCACCGGGAGCGCGTGGAGTCGTATGTCGAACTCGGCCGCAAGGAGGGCGCCTCCGTGGTGGCGGGCGGTGAACGGCCCTCTTCGGAAAGGGGGTTCTACGTCCGGCCCACCCTCCTCGCCGACTGCCGCCCCGACATGCGGGTGGTCCGGGAGGAGATCTTCGGCCCGGTCGTGACCGTGACGCCCTTCGACGAGGAGGAGGAGGGGATCGCGCTCGCCAACGACAGCGACTACGGCCTCATCGACTACGTGTGGTCGGCCGACGTGGCCCGTGCCTTCCGCGTGGCACGGCGGCTACGGGCCGGGGGAGTCGGGGTCAACACGGTCGGCCGCAACATGGAGGCACCGTTCGGCGGCTTCCGCAGGAGCGGGGTCGGCCGGGACTGCGGGTCGTACGCGCTGCACGCCTACAGCGAGGTGCAGTCGATCGTCTGGCCGGGGTGA
- a CDS encoding D-aminoacylase: MLDHLIKGATVVDGTGAPARTADVGIRDGRIAVVGQVTEEARTSEDAGGLVLAPGFVDPHTHYDAQLFWDPYATPSLNHGVTTVAAGNCGFTLAPLNPDRPDDADYTRRMMSKVEGMSLVALEEGAPWNWQSFGDYLDALEGRIAVNAGFMVGHCALRRYVMGPDAVGGQPSEEQLAQMLRLFHEAMDAGAWGFSTTQSSTHSDGDGKPVASRHALPAELLALSRAVGEHEGTQIEAIVAGCLDQFSDAEIDLFVEMSAAAGRPLNWNVLTIDSSVPERVPRQLFASEQARKAGGRVVALTMPILTPMNMSLGTFCALNLIPGWGPVLALPVPERIEKLRDPDVQTELVRLAESKEAGVFRRLTNFGRYVIGDTYSEENRGLSGRVVEDIAAERGQTPFGALVEICAADSLRTVLWPMPTDNDPASWAMRAEAWQHEDVLLGGSDAGAHLDRMCGAPYTTRFLGDCLRGRRLTSLEQAVKMLTDDPARLFGLRERGRIEEGFHADLVLFDPERIAAGTATLVHDLPGDSPRLDSKAIGVRAVWVNGVEAIRDDVVSGAVPGRVLRSGRDTRTVSTR, encoded by the coding sequence ATGCTCGACCACCTCATCAAGGGAGCGACCGTCGTCGACGGGACCGGTGCGCCCGCCCGCACCGCCGACGTCGGCATCCGGGACGGCCGTATCGCCGTCGTCGGGCAGGTGACCGAAGAGGCCCGGACCAGCGAGGACGCCGGCGGTCTCGTCCTCGCCCCCGGGTTCGTCGATCCCCACACGCACTACGACGCCCAGCTGTTCTGGGACCCCTACGCGACGCCCTCCCTCAACCACGGGGTCACCACCGTCGCCGCCGGGAACTGCGGCTTCACCCTGGCGCCCCTGAACCCGGACCGCCCGGACGACGCCGACTACACCCGCCGCATGATGTCCAAGGTCGAGGGGATGTCCCTGGTCGCCCTGGAGGAAGGGGCGCCCTGGAACTGGCAGTCCTTCGGGGACTACCTGGACGCCCTGGAGGGCCGTATCGCCGTCAACGCCGGCTTCATGGTCGGGCATTGCGCGCTGCGCCGGTACGTGATGGGACCGGACGCCGTCGGGGGACAGCCCTCCGAGGAGCAACTCGCCCAGATGCTGCGGCTGTTCCACGAGGCCATGGACGCCGGGGCCTGGGGCTTCTCCACCACCCAGTCCTCCACGCACTCCGACGGGGACGGCAAACCCGTCGCCTCCCGGCACGCCCTGCCCGCCGAACTCCTCGCGCTCTCACGGGCCGTCGGGGAGCACGAGGGCACACAGATCGAGGCGATCGTCGCCGGGTGCCTGGACCAGTTCAGCGACGCCGAGATCGACCTGTTCGTGGAGATGAGCGCGGCGGCGGGGCGGCCGCTGAACTGGAACGTGCTGACCATCGACTCGTCCGTGCCGGAGCGGGTGCCCAGGCAACTGTTCGCGAGCGAGCAGGCCCGCAAGGCGGGCGGCCGGGTCGTCGCCCTGACTATGCCGATCCTCACCCCGATGAACATGTCCCTGGGCACCTTCTGCGCGCTGAACCTGATCCCCGGGTGGGGACCGGTCCTCGCCCTGCCCGTGCCCGAACGGATCGAGAAGCTGCGCGACCCGGACGTACAGACCGAGTTGGTGCGGCTCGCCGAGTCCAAGGAGGCGGGCGTCTTCCGGCGGCTGACCAACTTCGGGCGGTACGTCATCGGGGACACCTACAGCGAGGAGAACCGCGGGCTCAGCGGGCGGGTCGTGGAGGACATCGCGGCCGAACGCGGGCAGACGCCGTTCGGCGCCCTGGTCGAGATCTGCGCGGCCGACTCGCTCCGTACGGTCCTGTGGCCCATGCCCACCGACAACGACCCGGCGTCCTGGGCGATGCGGGCCGAGGCCTGGCAGCACGAGGATGTGCTGCTCGGCGGGTCCGACGCCGGCGCGCACCTGGACCGGATGTGCGGGGCGCCGTACACGACCCGGTTCCTCGGGGACTGTCTGCGCGGCCGGAGGCTGACCTCGCTGGAGCAGGCCGTGAAGATGCTCACCGACGACCCGGCCCGGCTGTTCGGACTGCGTGAGCGCGGCCGGATCGAGGAGGGTTTCCATGCGGACCTCGTGCTCTTCGACCCGGAACGGATCGCCGCGGGCACGGCCACCCTGGTGCACGACCTGCCGGGTGACAGTCCGCGGCTGGACTCCAAGGCGATCGGGGTACGGGCCGTGTGGGTCAACGGGGTCGAGGCGATCCGGGACGACGTGGTGAGCGGGGCGGTACCGGGCCGGGTGCTGCGCTCCGGGAGGGACACACGGACGGTGAGCACGAGGTGA
- a CDS encoding LLM class flavin-dependent oxidoreductase gives MEFGLFVQGYVGKRAETDPLAEHKALMEETEYVIQADRSGFKYAWASEHHFLEEYSHLSANDVFLGYLAHATDRIHLGSGIFNPLAQVNHPVKVAEKVAMLDHLSENRFEFGSGRGAGSHEILGFIPGVTDMNYTKEIWEETIAEFPKMWLQDEYPGFQGKHWQLPPRKILPKPYGKSHPAMWYAAGSPPSYAMAARKGLGVLGFSVQKVSDMEWVLEQYKTAVVDAEPIGDFVNDNVMVTTTAICAPTHAEAIEIAVNGGLHYLPSLVFRYHDTFPRPEGFPVWPETLPEYTAEFVEVLIEEELLICGDPDEVVRQCKRWEQAGADQLSFGLPVGVPKEETLQTIRLIGEHVIPKIDTDPVHRTTRFRESA, from the coding sequence TTGGAATTCGGGCTCTTTGTACAGGGATACGTGGGCAAGCGCGCCGAGACCGACCCGCTGGCCGAGCACAAGGCGCTGATGGAGGAGACCGAGTACGTCATCCAGGCGGACCGGTCCGGCTTCAAGTACGCCTGGGCGTCCGAGCACCACTTCCTGGAGGAGTACTCGCACCTCTCCGCCAACGACGTCTTTCTCGGGTACCTCGCGCACGCCACCGACCGCATCCACCTCGGCTCCGGGATCTTCAACCCGCTCGCCCAGGTCAACCACCCCGTGAAGGTCGCCGAGAAGGTGGCCATGCTCGACCATCTCAGCGAGAACCGCTTCGAGTTCGGCAGCGGCCGCGGGGCCGGATCGCACGAGATCCTCGGGTTCATACCCGGGGTGACCGACATGAACTACACCAAGGAGATCTGGGAAGAGACCATCGCCGAGTTCCCCAAGATGTGGCTCCAGGACGAGTACCCCGGCTTCCAGGGCAAGCACTGGCAGCTGCCGCCGCGCAAGATCCTGCCCAAGCCGTACGGCAAGTCGCACCCCGCGATGTGGTACGCCGCCGGGTCGCCGCCGTCGTACGCGATGGCCGCCCGCAAGGGGCTCGGGGTGCTCGGCTTCAGCGTGCAGAAGGTCTCCGACATGGAGTGGGTCCTCGAGCAGTACAAGACGGCGGTGGTCGACGCCGAGCCGATCGGGGACTTCGTCAACGACAACGTGATGGTGACGACCACCGCGATCTGCGCGCCGACGCACGCGGAGGCCATCGAGATCGCGGTCAACGGAGGGCTGCACTACCTGCCGTCCCTGGTCTTCCGCTACCACGACACCTTCCCGCGTCCCGAGGGCTTCCCCGTGTGGCCGGAGACGCTGCCCGAGTACACCGCCGAGTTCGTCGAGGTGCTCATCGAGGAGGAGCTGCTGATCTGCGGGGACCCCGACGAGGTCGTCCGCCAGTGCAAGCGCTGGGAGCAGGCCGGGGCCGACCAGCTGAGCTTCGGGCTGCCGGTGGGGGTGCCCAAGGAGGAGACGCTGCAGACGATCCGGCTGATCGGGGAGCACGTGATTCCGAAGATCGACACGGATCCGGTGCATCGCACGACCCGTTTCCGCGAGTCCGCATAA